One genomic region from Bombyx mori chromosome 6, ASM3026992v2 encodes:
- the LOC101737695 gene encoding chymotrypsin-2, with protein MFFLRYHFVTAIILSCTAKFVSSTDVHRIVGGDYAPPKFGLFHASLQNVSGHHVCGGAIVSKWHVVTAAHCVKEAQPRYIKIVAGTADLDAGGKSYDTFAVNVFRQFEFIKRSNDVALLTINGEFDLLKVTVLKPSKAILKEDDPVTLIGFGAKKPHGESSRVLRYLNLSVFNQQTCRYAMRYTRNVTETMFCTFKRIGQGTCHGDSGSPITRNNELVGLVSWGIPCAVGFPDVHTRIAPYIDWIETVVRTHVCKLKLIAKAKIASEKLGLLK; from the exons atgttttttttaagatatcatTTTGTTACTGCTATTATTCTTTCTTGTACGGCGAAATTTG TATCATCGACCGATGTACATCGCATCGTTGGTGGTGATTATGCACCACCAAAGTTCGGCCTGTTTCATGCGTCGCTCCAAAATGTCTCGGGTCACCATGTCTGCGGTGGAGCTATAGTATCTAAATGGCATGTTGTAACTGCTGCTCATTGCGTGAAAGA AGCACAACCTCGCTACATTAAAATTGTTGCCGGAACAGCAGACTTGGATGCTGGCGGAAAAAGCTACGACACATTTGCAGTAAACGTTTTCCGACAATTCGAGTTCATTAAAAGAAGTAACGATGTTGCTCTTTTGACTATTAACGGAGAATTCGATTTACTAAAAGTTACAGTCTTGAAGCCAAGCAAGGCAATTTTGAAGGAAGACGATCCAGTTACTTTGATTGGTTTTGGCGCTAAAAAA CCGCATGGAGAATCAAGTAGAGTTTTGCGATACCTAAATCTGTCTGTATTTAATCAACAAACATGTAGATATGCGATGAGATACACCAGAAATGTAACGGAAACCATGTTTTGTACTTTTAAACGTATCGGTCAAGGAACCTGTCAC GGCGATTCAGGAAGTCCCATTACAAGAAATAATGAACTCGTCGGACTGGTGTCCTGGGGAATACCATGTGCTGTTGGGTTTCCCGACGTACACACCAGAATAGCCCCGTATATTGACTGGATCGAAACGGTTGTTCGAACTCACGTTTGCAAGTTAAAGTTGATAGCAAAAGCTAAAATCGCTTCAGAAAAACTCGGATTACTTAAGTAG